In one Hyphomicrobium sp. 99 genomic region, the following are encoded:
- a CDS encoding molybdopterin cofactor-binding domain-containing protein, producing the protein MLHYLKNEIAAGGEQSFNAEISNVSRRGVLGGLLTATGLVLAARFTPANASEHLKAYPTGGLNMPSGVVSDPHVFIAIAPDGALTIVTHRSEMGTGIRTSLPMVVADEMGADWSRVKLLQAPGDEPKYGNQDTDGSRSMRHFVQPMRQCGAAMRQMLETAAAAKWNVDRSLCHARNHEVALLDTNKKETGKVLSFGELAEAAMAVPVPAPETILYKSPNEFTLMGKGEVQIADLHNITTGKAGYGADTRLPGMKYAVIARPAVLGSKLKSYDASATLKVPGVESVHEIEGVFTVPRKFGQLGGIAVVANTTYAAMQGRDALTIEWEDGPNVSYDSDAYAAEMSATAAKPGKVLRNQGDPDAAFANAKDIVTAEYHGRHLAQAPMEPLVAIARIVDGKAEVWSSVQSPYGARKDIAEALKMPIENVTVHVSLLGGGFGRKSKWDFMLEAALLSQKMGGQPVLLQWTREDDIQHAFYHTTSVERIEVALDDAGKVSGWRHRTVAPSIVSNFKQDDGYQFPIEYGMGFIDMPFDIPNIRCENGRAMAHTRIGWFRSVSNIQRAFAVQSAVSEVAHKLGRDPKDFLLEIIGPDREIDPKKAGFPDDFWNYGEPYEQFPINTARLKNVIRVAADNAGWGKKLPDRQGLGIAAHRSFASYVATVVHVAIDDDGTIRVPHVTSAIDCGFHVNPERIRSQMEGAAVMGMSNAIYSGITFKKGAVEQSNFTDYEVTRMSNYPQKVSVHIIDADWSVHAGGVGEPGVPPFAPALANAIFAATGKRLRNLPMGEKVI; encoded by the coding sequence ATGCTGCATTACCTCAAGAACGAAATTGCGGCTGGCGGCGAGCAGAGCTTCAATGCCGAGATCTCGAACGTCAGCCGCCGCGGCGTGTTGGGTGGCTTGTTGACTGCAACCGGACTCGTGCTGGCTGCGCGCTTCACGCCCGCGAACGCGAGCGAACATTTGAAGGCCTATCCCACCGGCGGCCTCAATATGCCGAGCGGCGTCGTCTCCGATCCGCACGTCTTCATCGCCATTGCGCCCGATGGCGCGCTGACGATCGTGACGCATAGAAGCGAGATGGGCACCGGCATCAGAACGAGCCTCCCGATGGTCGTCGCTGACGAGATGGGAGCCGACTGGTCGCGCGTAAAGCTTCTGCAGGCGCCGGGCGACGAGCCGAAATACGGCAACCAGGATACCGACGGTTCCCGCAGCATGCGCCATTTCGTTCAGCCCATGCGTCAATGCGGGGCCGCGATGCGCCAGATGCTGGAGACGGCGGCCGCTGCCAAATGGAACGTCGACCGCTCGCTCTGCCACGCACGCAATCACGAAGTGGCGCTGCTCGACACGAATAAGAAGGAGACCGGTAAGGTTCTGTCCTTCGGCGAACTTGCCGAGGCTGCGATGGCGGTGCCAGTGCCGGCTCCGGAAACGATCCTCTACAAGTCGCCCAATGAATTCACGTTGATGGGGAAGGGCGAAGTCCAGATCGCCGATCTCCATAACATCACGACGGGCAAAGCCGGCTACGGAGCCGACACGCGCTTGCCCGGCATGAAGTACGCGGTTATCGCGCGTCCAGCAGTCCTCGGCAGTAAGTTGAAATCGTACGACGCCTCGGCAACGCTCAAGGTGCCGGGCGTTGAATCCGTGCACGAGATCGAAGGCGTGTTCACTGTCCCGCGCAAGTTCGGTCAGCTCGGCGGCATTGCTGTCGTCGCGAACACGACGTACGCCGCGATGCAGGGTCGCGACGCACTGACGATCGAATGGGAGGACGGCCCCAACGTCAGTTACGATAGCGATGCTTACGCGGCTGAAATGTCGGCGACGGCGGCAAAGCCCGGCAAGGTTCTGCGCAACCAAGGTGATCCGGACGCCGCGTTCGCCAACGCCAAGGATATTGTCACGGCCGAATACCATGGCCGCCACCTCGCGCAGGCGCCGATGGAGCCGTTGGTTGCCATCGCGCGCATCGTCGACGGCAAGGCCGAGGTCTGGTCGTCCGTGCAGAGCCCGTATGGCGCACGGAAAGACATAGCCGAAGCTTTGAAAATGCCGATCGAGAACGTGACGGTTCACGTCTCGCTGCTCGGCGGCGGCTTCGGAAGAAAGTCGAAATGGGACTTCATGCTTGAAGCCGCTCTTCTCTCGCAGAAGATGGGAGGACAGCCCGTTTTGCTGCAATGGACGCGTGAAGACGACATTCAGCACGCGTTTTACCATACGACGTCGGTCGAGCGTATCGAGGTCGCGTTGGATGACGCAGGCAAGGTCTCGGGCTGGCGCCATCGCACGGTCGCGCCATCGATCGTCTCGAACTTCAAGCAGGATGACGGCTACCAGTTCCCGATCGAATACGGCATGGGTTTCATCGATATGCCGTTCGATATCCCGAACATTCGCTGCGAGAATGGGCGAGCGATGGCGCACACGCGCATCGGCTGGTTCCGGTCGGTCTCGAACATCCAGCGCGCCTTTGCCGTGCAATCCGCCGTCAGCGAAGTCGCTCACAAGCTTGGCCGCGATCCGAAGGATTTCCTTCTCGAGATCATCGGGCCGGACCGCGAGATCGATCCCAAGAAGGCGGGCTTCCCCGACGACTTCTGGAACTATGGCGAACCCTACGAGCAGTTCCCGATCAACACGGCGCGTTTGAAAAACGTCATTCGCGTCGCGGCGGACAATGCGGGTTGGGGCAAGAAATTGCCTGACCGTCAGGGTCTCGGCATCGCTGCCCATCGCTCGTTCGCGAGTTACGTCGCGACGGTCGTCCACGTCGCCATCGACGACGATGGAACGATCCGCGTGCCGCACGTCACGTCGGCGATCGATTGCGGCTTCCACGTCAATCCGGAACGCATCCGCTCGCAGATGGAAGGCGCCGCCGTGATGGGCATGTCGAACGCGATCTATAGCGGTATCACCTTCAAGAAGGGCGCTGTCGAGCAGTCGAACTTCACCGACTACGAGGTGACACGGATGAGCAATTATCCGCAGAAGGTGTCAGTGCACATCATCGATGCCGACTGGAGCGTCCACGCCGGTGGTGTGGGTGAACCGGGTGTGCCGCCGTTTGCTCCGGCGCTCGCCAATGCCATCTTCGCGGCAACCGGCAAGCGGCTGCGCAATCTGCCCATGGGCGAGAAAGTCATTTGA
- a CDS encoding HdeD family acid-resistance protein — MTFDQSGARSFRLELASSLHAHWKLYLFEGIVLIVLGMAAIIIPQIATLTVELFIGWLLLFSGIAGLFTTFTVRPMPGFWWSLISALIAIGAGLVLLFWPISGVVTLTLILIAFFIIEGIASIMFALEHKNELPGGWWAMLFSGIVDLVLAGLIFFGLPSSAAWAIGLLFGINLIFGGFALTAMALQARNIDSSGAPSSASR, encoded by the coding sequence ATGACGTTCGATCAATCGGGTGCCCGCAGCTTCAGACTGGAGCTGGCGTCGTCACTCCACGCCCATTGGAAGCTCTATCTATTCGAAGGCATCGTCCTGATCGTTCTCGGCATGGCTGCGATCATCATTCCGCAGATCGCGACGCTGACGGTCGAGCTTTTCATCGGCTGGCTTTTGCTGTTCAGTGGCATTGCGGGCCTATTCACGACTTTCACCGTCCGCCCGATGCCAGGCTTTTGGTGGTCGCTCATCTCGGCGTTGATCGCCATTGGAGCCGGTTTGGTGCTGCTCTTCTGGCCGATATCGGGCGTAGTAACTCTGACGCTCATCTTGATCGCCTTCTTCATCATAGAAGGCATCGCGTCGATCATGTTTGCTCTCGAGCATAAGAACGAGCTGCCGGGAGGCTGGTGGGCAATGCTGTTCAGCGGCATCGTCGATCTGGTTCTTGCGGGCTTGATCTTTTTTGGTCTGCCGTCCTCGGCGGCTTGGGCAATCGGCCTCCTCTTCGGCATCAATCTGATATTCGGCGGATTTGCATTGACTGCGATGGCGCTGCAGGCTCGCAATATCGACTCTTCCGGCGCACCGTCTTCTGCGTCTCGTTGA
- a CDS encoding zinc-dependent alcohol dehydrogenase family protein — translation MKAMVFRAVGQPLELEERPDPTPESGQIRIRVEACAVCRTDLHIIDGELPFPKLPLIPGHQIIGIVDAVGPDTVDHRVGDRVGVPWLGHVCGHCHYCASGKENLCDFPLFTGYTRDGGFATHVIADADFAFPMGNFDDPVAAAPLMCAGLIGWRSLRLAGEGERIGLYGFGAAAHIITQVCNWQGREVYAFTRPGDEAAQRFALSLGARWSGPADATPPDALDAAIIFAPVGSLVPAALKAVRKGGRVVCGGIHMSDIPTFPYYILWEEREIRSVANLTRQDGKEFVAIAPKAGVKTTTTVYPLTAANEALADLRAGSFTGAAVLVP, via the coding sequence ATGAAAGCCATGGTCTTCCGCGCCGTCGGTCAACCGCTCGAACTCGAAGAGCGGCCTGATCCCACTCCGGAAAGCGGCCAGATCCGGATTCGAGTCGAAGCGTGCGCCGTCTGCCGGACGGACCTCCACATTATCGACGGTGAATTGCCGTTTCCGAAGCTTCCGCTCATTCCGGGTCATCAGATCATCGGCATCGTGGACGCCGTCGGTCCAGATACGGTGGATCATCGTGTCGGCGATCGTGTCGGAGTGCCATGGCTCGGGCACGTCTGCGGACACTGTCACTATTGCGCCAGCGGAAAAGAGAACCTCTGCGACTTCCCGCTCTTCACGGGCTACACGCGTGACGGTGGGTTCGCGACGCATGTTATCGCGGATGCCGATTTCGCATTTCCGATGGGGAATTTCGACGATCCCGTCGCGGCCGCACCTTTGATGTGCGCCGGCCTCATCGGCTGGCGGTCATTGCGTTTAGCGGGCGAGGGAGAGCGGATCGGTCTCTACGGTTTTGGTGCAGCGGCGCACATCATCACTCAGGTGTGCAATTGGCAGGGGCGCGAGGTCTACGCGTTCACCCGACCTGGCGACGAAGCCGCACAGCGCTTCGCTCTCTCCCTTGGAGCGCGCTGGAGTGGTCCAGCGGATGCAACGCCGCCGGACGCTCTGGATGCTGCAATCATCTTTGCCCCTGTCGGATCGCTTGTTCCCGCCGCACTCAAGGCCGTTCGCAAGGGCGGTCGCGTCGTCTGCGGAGGAATCCACATGAGCGACATTCCGACGTTCCCCTACTACATACTTTGGGAAGAGCGGGAAATTCGATCGGTTGCCAATTTGACCCGGCAAGACGGCAAGGAGTTTGTCGCCATTGCTCCCAAGGCCGGGGTCAAGACAACGACGACTGTCTATCCTTTGACGGCCGCGAATGAAGCATTGGCGGATCTACGGGCGGGAAGCTTTACAGGGGCGGCCGTGCTCGTTCCCTAG
- a CDS encoding response regulator transcription factor, with translation MLKGVLAQIVPDRAAIVERDKGVAFLSATRSIYHLNDLFYLCVNIPRHSSRAFVHCAFSSDFASQAITPYPISAAQLAGLKIIKLTQQLKGCSSGEAAESAIELTARGREIAILGYSRSLPPMGDADAEGPPSCTELKTLGDYFHSHMLRRNGIDTSDALVISARELDCLRWVAAGKSAWEASVILGISERTVRFHLNSAREKLNCTTTTQAVAKVVAQQLIAI, from the coding sequence GTGCTGAAGGGCGTATTAGCGCAGATCGTGCCGGATCGGGCGGCGATCGTCGAGCGAGACAAGGGCGTCGCTTTTCTTTCCGCCACGCGTTCGATTTATCATCTCAATGATCTTTTCTATTTATGCGTGAACATTCCGCGGCATTCGAGCCGCGCGTTTGTGCATTGTGCGTTCAGCAGTGATTTCGCGAGTCAGGCGATTACGCCTTATCCGATTTCCGCTGCGCAATTGGCAGGCTTGAAAATCATCAAGCTGACGCAACAATTGAAAGGCTGCAGCAGCGGCGAGGCCGCGGAGTCAGCTATCGAGCTAACTGCGCGCGGCCGCGAGATCGCGATCCTGGGCTACTCTCGCAGCTTACCTCCGATGGGTGACGCAGATGCCGAAGGCCCGCCCTCTTGTACCGAACTCAAAACCCTCGGCGACTATTTCCATAGCCATATGCTCCGCCGGAACGGGATCGATACGTCCGATGCGCTCGTGATATCGGCGAGAGAACTTGATTGCTTGCGATGGGTGGCAGCCGGCAAATCGGCATGGGAAGCAAGCGTCATCCTCGGGATCAGCGAACGCACGGTGCGCTTCCACCTGAATTCCGCGCGGGAAAAGCTGAACTGCACAACGACGACACAAGCCGTCGCCAAGGTCGTTGCTCAACAACTGATCGCGATATGA
- a CDS encoding outer membrane protein → MCLLGASAAHADGPNLLWGGPPGTPCGGIYSGLYVGGELGGGSMRTRATGDAGSIAANDKGFTIGEYSGYNYQCGDALIGVESEFSYFGAETRSGCDGCGEAFHSSMNWFSSLRGRVGVVADDNILLFATGGLAYSTVEHEFSDPFAPGGPFSRSDSDTKLGWTVGGGFEMFLRDNWALRADALFVDLGSDGQNFSFGSCDGGPCNVHVTWDDSFWVTRIGLTYLFNAGSAPPIPEYAPEYSVK, encoded by the coding sequence TTGTGCCTTCTCGGAGCATCGGCAGCGCACGCCGACGGCCCAAATCTCCTCTGGGGCGGACCGCCAGGCACACCATGCGGCGGCATTTATTCAGGTCTATACGTGGGCGGCGAACTCGGCGGTGGCAGTATGAGAACGAGGGCTACCGGCGATGCCGGCTCAATCGCCGCGAACGATAAAGGATTTACCATCGGTGAGTACAGCGGCTACAACTACCAATGCGGTGATGCGCTCATCGGCGTTGAATCGGAATTCAGCTACTTCGGCGCCGAAACCCGGTCCGGATGCGACGGATGCGGTGAGGCTTTCCACTCATCGATGAACTGGTTCAGCTCGCTTCGCGGTAGAGTGGGTGTCGTAGCGGATGACAACATTCTGTTGTTCGCCACCGGCGGACTCGCATATTCCACTGTCGAGCACGAATTCAGCGATCCATTTGCGCCGGGCGGACCGTTTAGTCGGTCGGATAGCGATACGAAATTGGGCTGGACAGTCGGCGGCGGCTTCGAAATGTTTCTGAGGGACAACTGGGCACTCCGCGCCGACGCTCTGTTTGTCGATTTGGGGAGTGACGGCCAAAACTTTTCGTTCGGTTCCTGCGACGGCGGACCTTGCAACGTGCACGTAACCTGGGATGATAGCTTCTGGGTAACCCGTATTGGTCTGACCTATCTTTTCAACGCCGGGTCGGCGCCGCCTATCCCGGAATATGCTCCCGAGTACAGCGTGAAGTGA
- a CDS encoding NUDIX domain-containing protein: MKTATSAGLLLYRDRNGLEVMLGHPGGPYWRKKDDGSWTVPKGEVIGGEDLYKAALREFVEEIGFHPKGSAVPLGSVRQAGGKCVHVWAIEDDWNPETLVSNTFSIEWPPRSGRMQDFPEIDRAQWFDLATAHAKILKSQAEFLNRLALLRQSG; this comes from the coding sequence GTGAAAACCGCGACGAGCGCCGGACTTTTGTTGTATCGCGACCGGAACGGGCTTGAAGTCATGCTCGGTCACCCCGGCGGACCATACTGGCGTAAGAAGGATGACGGCTCTTGGACCGTGCCGAAAGGTGAAGTTATCGGCGGCGAGGACTTATATAAAGCTGCGTTGCGTGAGTTTGTCGAAGAGATAGGATTTCATCCGAAGGGTTCGGCTGTGCCGCTCGGGTCCGTTCGGCAAGCGGGTGGGAAATGCGTTCATGTATGGGCGATCGAAGATGATTGGAATCCCGAGACACTCGTTAGCAATACGTTCAGCATAGAATGGCCTCCCCGTTCCGGCCGGATGCAAGATTTTCCTGAGATCGACCGTGCCCAGTGGTTTGATCTGGCTACAGCGCACGCAAAAATCCTAAAGAGCCAGGCCGAATTTTTGAACCGTCTTGCACTGTTGCGGCAGTCTGGGTGA
- a CDS encoding NUDIX hydrolase codes for MSLPQTPALTADCVVLDPNRGVLMVRRKNPPYKGYLALPGGFVEMGEAVEDAARRELKEETGLEAMNLALVGVYSRPDRDPRGHVCSVAFLTNDAQGDARAGDDADAIAWVKINDVNGVEIAFDHREIITDALNLIR; via the coding sequence ATGTCGCTCCCTCAAACGCCCGCTCTCACTGCCGACTGCGTCGTCCTCGACCCGAACCGCGGCGTGCTGATGGTCCGGCGAAAAAATCCGCCCTACAAGGGTTATTTGGCGCTTCCGGGTGGATTTGTCGAAATGGGCGAAGCGGTCGAAGACGCAGCGCGGCGCGAGCTCAAGGAGGAAACGGGACTTGAGGCAATGAACCTCGCGCTCGTCGGCGTCTATTCGCGGCCCGATCGAGATCCCCGCGGCCACGTCTGCTCGGTTGCGTTCCTGACGAACGACGCCCAAGGCGACGCGAGAGCCGGCGACGATGCGGATGCCATCGCGTGGGTAAAGATAAATGATGTCAATGGAGTTGAAATTGCCTTCGATCACCGGGAAATTATCACTGATGCGCTGAACCTGATCCGATGA
- a CDS encoding DnaJ C-terminal domain-containing protein: MEFKDYYKILGVERNATEDDIKRAYRKLARKYHPDINKEDGAEAKFKEIGEANDVLSNPEKRAAYDQLGKDYKAGQDFRPPPNWDAGFEFSGRPSEGDYSDFFDAMFGAARAQRSGRTHTTFRMRGEDHHAKIVIDLQDALDGATRTITLRVPEVDDGGHVLVRDKNLTVQIPKGVTEGQSIRLQGQGSPGVGGGPAGDLYLEIRFKPGSTYRVVGKDLYLDLPIAPWEAALGASVKMPTPAGAIMLKIPPGSAHGRELRVKGRGIPAGPSGDLYAVLKIVWPPANNEKAKHIYEEMAKELAFDPRAGLNV, encoded by the coding sequence ATGGAATTCAAGGACTACTATAAAATCCTGGGTGTTGAGCGAAACGCAACCGAGGATGACATCAAGCGTGCCTATCGCAAGCTCGCGCGCAAATACCATCCCGACATCAACAAAGAGGACGGCGCCGAGGCGAAGTTCAAAGAGATTGGCGAAGCCAACGACGTTCTCAGCAATCCCGAAAAGCGCGCGGCTTACGATCAGCTCGGCAAAGATTACAAAGCCGGACAGGACTTCCGGCCGCCGCCGAACTGGGACGCTGGATTTGAATTTTCGGGCCGCCCCAGTGAGGGTGACTACAGCGATTTTTTCGACGCTATGTTCGGCGCCGCCCGCGCCCAGCGGTCTGGCCGCACGCACACGACGTTCCGGATGCGCGGTGAAGATCATCACGCCAAGATCGTCATCGATTTGCAAGACGCACTCGATGGCGCCACGCGCACCATCACGCTTCGCGTGCCCGAGGTCGATGACGGCGGTCACGTCCTGGTCCGCGATAAAAATCTGACCGTACAAATTCCCAAAGGCGTCACTGAGGGGCAGAGCATCCGCCTTCAGGGGCAAGGCTCACCCGGAGTAGGCGGTGGCCCTGCAGGCGATCTCTATCTAGAAATCCGTTTCAAGCCCGGTTCCACCTACCGCGTTGTCGGCAAGGACCTTTACCTCGATCTGCCGATTGCCCCTTGGGAAGCCGCATTGGGCGCAAGTGTAAAGATGCCGACCCCGGCAGGGGCCATCATGCTCAAAATACCGCCGGGCTCCGCGCATGGCCGGGAGTTGCGCGTGAAGGGACGCGGAATTCCAGCGGGTCCATCTGGCGATCTCTACGCGGTTCTGAAAATTGTCTGGCCGCCCGCGAACAACGAAAAGGCCAAGCACATATATGAGGAAATGGCGAAGGAACTCGCGTTCGATCCGCGCGCCGGACTGAATGTTTGA
- a CDS encoding chaperone modulator CbpM produces MANGEREPMHAEAIGPAAVYSLEELSQSCQVEVSWISELVAEGIIEPQGSNPSEWRFSSLSIVRTAKAKRFDRDLGLNPAGIALVFQLLNQIEQLHARLNVVASTKSSLADRADEHLP; encoded by the coding sequence ATGGCAAATGGAGAGCGCGAGCCGATGCACGCTGAAGCGATTGGTCCGGCAGCTGTTTATTCACTCGAAGAACTCAGCCAAAGTTGCCAAGTCGAAGTGTCTTGGATCTCGGAGCTTGTGGCTGAGGGCATCATCGAGCCACAGGGAAGCAACCCGTCCGAATGGAGGTTCTCAAGCCTCAGCATCGTTCGTACAGCGAAAGCCAAGCGCTTTGATCGAGATCTGGGATTGAACCCCGCCGGTATCGCGCTGGTTTTCCAGCTGCTGAACCAGATCGAGCAGCTGCATGCCCGCTTGAACGTCGTCGCGAGCACGAAAAGCTCTCTTGCTGACAGGGCGGACGAGCACCTACCCTGA
- a CDS encoding PfkB family carbohydrate kinase, with protein MPGKHIIAVGHAALDYVYRIGTFPSSPTKIRALEHVASGGGMAANAAAAIARLGGDVALWARIGDDPSGGIILQQLKAVGVGTAHVRAYAGVSSATAAVIVDRNGERLVISEDDHEFPLPADWLPIADVKYAKAVLSDLTWLEGTIAAFSAARALDIPTVLDIDLNSGQLLSKVLALADYAIFSAPAFRQFVKGGSDEERLEKLIQSGTRHAGITRGAQGYLWMNREGERGLQPAFPVDVVDTTGAGDAFHGAFAWAITEGLKDADCARIASAVAAMSCRGLGARSALPTRNEVHHFLAAHQAQSQA; from the coding sequence ATGCCGGGAAAACACATCATTGCAGTCGGTCATGCCGCGCTCGATTACGTTTATCGGATCGGAACTTTTCCCTCGTCGCCGACCAAAATTCGCGCGCTCGAACACGTCGCGAGCGGCGGCGGCATGGCGGCGAACGCTGCAGCCGCTATCGCTCGGCTCGGAGGCGACGTCGCGCTGTGGGCGCGCATCGGTGACGATCCGTCCGGCGGAATAATTCTGCAGCAATTGAAAGCTGTGGGCGTCGGCACTGCCCATGTTCGCGCCTACGCCGGCGTTTCCTCGGCGACAGCTGCGGTGATCGTGGATCGCAACGGTGAACGTCTCGTCATCAGCGAAGACGATCACGAATTTCCTCTACCGGCGGACTGGCTTCCGATAGCCGATGTCAAATATGCGAAAGCTGTCTTGAGCGACCTGACATGGCTGGAAGGAACGATCGCCGCATTCAGCGCGGCTCGTGCGCTCGATATCCCGACCGTCCTCGACATTGACCTAAATAGCGGACAGCTGCTTTCGAAAGTCCTCGCGCTGGCCGATTACGCAATTTTCTCCGCGCCCGCTTTCAGGCAGTTCGTAAAAGGCGGGAGCGACGAGGAGCGTCTTGAAAAGCTCATTCAATCAGGCACTCGCCACGCTGGCATAACGCGCGGCGCGCAGGGATATCTTTGGATGAACCGAGAGGGAGAGCGAGGTCTCCAGCCCGCGTTCCCGGTGGACGTCGTCGACACGACCGGCGCCGGCGATGCCTTCCACGGCGCCTTCGCATGGGCGATCACCGAAGGGTTGAAGGATGCGGACTGCGCGCGCATTGCATCTGCCGTCGCGGCCATGAGCTGTCGGGGACTTGGCGCGCGATCTGCTCTTCCGACTCGAAACGAAGTTCACCATTTTCTGGCGGCGCATCAGGCCCAATCGCAGGCTTAA